In Amycolatopsis sp. EV170708-02-1, the following are encoded in one genomic region:
- a CDS encoding cytochrome P450 — translation MGNGTDQAAPLLREPPNFQLRTKCDPHEDNFELRAHGPLIRIVGEASAQLGRDYVWQACGYDVVRRILGDHENFSTRPRFTHGESGAHVEAQFVGQISTYDPPEHTRLRRMLTPEFTLRRIRRMEPAIQRLIDERLDMVEAEGPPADLQGLFADPVGAGVLCELLGIPRDDRREFVRRIRRNVDLGRGLKARAADSAAFNRYLDDFIARQRKEPDEGFLGMLVREHGDNVTDEELKGLCTALILGGVETVAGMIGFGVVALLDNPGQIPLLSAGPEKADRVVAELVRYLSPVQQPNPRLALKDVVVDGQTIKAGDYVLCSVLMANRDEALTPNPHVFDANRGSVPDVGFGHGIHYCIGAAVARSMLRMAYQTLWHRFPGLRLAVAGEEIKFRKAFVDCPDQVPVTW, via the coding sequence ATGGGAAACGGTACCGATCAGGCCGCGCCGCTCCTGCGGGAGCCGCCGAACTTCCAACTGCGGACGAAATGCGATCCGCATGAGGACAATTTCGAACTCCGGGCACACGGCCCGTTGATCCGCATCGTCGGGGAAGCGTCCGCGCAGCTGGGCAGGGACTATGTCTGGCAAGCGTGTGGTTATGACGTCGTCCGCCGGATCCTGGGCGATCACGAGAATTTCTCGACCCGGCCGCGGTTCACCCATGGGGAATCGGGGGCGCATGTCGAAGCCCAATTCGTCGGGCAGATCTCGACCTATGATCCGCCCGAACACACCCGGCTGCGGCGGATGCTGACGCCGGAGTTCACCCTCCGGCGGATCCGCCGTATGGAGCCCGCGATCCAGCGTCTCATCGACGAGCGGCTCGACATGGTGGAGGCCGAGGGACCGCCCGCGGACCTCCAGGGATTGTTCGCCGACCCGGTCGGCGCGGGTGTCCTGTGCGAACTGCTCGGCATCCCGCGCGACGACCGGCGTGAGTTCGTCCGGCGGATCAGGCGGAACGTCGACCTCGGCCGGGGGCTCAAGGCGAGGGCGGCCGACAGCGCGGCGTTCAACCGGTACCTGGACGATTTCATCGCCAGGCAGCGGAAGGAACCCGACGAGGGATTCCTCGGCATGCTCGTACGGGAACACGGCGACAACGTCACGGACGAGGAACTGAAGGGCCTGTGCACGGCGTTGATCCTCGGCGGCGTCGAAACCGTGGCCGGGATGATCGGTTTCGGGGTGGTCGCGCTGCTGGACAATCCCGGGCAGATACCGCTGCTTTCGGCGGGCCCCGAGAAGGCGGATCGCGTGGTCGCGGAATTGGTGCGCTATCTTTCGCCCGTTCAGCAGCCGAATCCCCGCCTCGCGCTCAAGGACGTGGTCGTCGACGGCCAGACGATCAAGGCCGGGGACTACGTCCTCTGTTCCGTTCTCATGGCGAACCGGGACGAGGCGCTGACGCCGAATCCCCATGTGTTCGACGCGAACCGCGGTTCGGTTCCGGACGTCGGATTCGGGCACGGAATCCATTATTGTATCGGCGCGGCGGTGGCCAGGTCGATGCTTCGGATGGCTTATCAGACCCTGTGGCACCGGTTTCCCGGCTTGCGGCTGGCCGTGGCGGGCGAGGAAATCAAGTTTCGCAAGGCGTTCGTCGACTGCCCTGATCAGGTACCGGTCACCTGGTAG
- a CDS encoding MbtH family protein: MTNPFDNEDGSFFVLVNDEGQHSLWPTFAEVPAGWTRVHGEASRQECLAYVEENWTDLRPKSLIQEIGA; encoded by the coding sequence ATGACCAATCCGTTCGACAACGAAGACGGTTCCTTTTTCGTGCTGGTCAACGACGAGGGCCAGCACTCGCTCTGGCCGACCTTCGCGGAGGTGCCCGCCGGGTGGACCCGTGTGCACGGCGAGGCGAGCCGTCAGGAGTGCCTCGCCTACGTCGAGGAGAACTGGACGGACCTCCGGCCGAAGAGCCTCATCCAGGAAATCGGCGCCTGA
- a CDS encoding cytochrome P450, with amino-acid sequence MSGDDSRPVHIRREGLDPAAELLAAGALTEVTVGSGADAVTTWMATTHAVVRQVMGDHTRFSTRRRWDRRDEIGGEGIFRPRELVGNLMDYDPPEHTRLRQKLTPGFTLRKMQRLRPYIEQIVSERLDAMEAAGSPADLIELVANEVPGAVLCELIGVPRDDRAMFMQLCHAHLDPARSQKRRAAAGEAFSRYLLAMIARERKEPGEGLIGAVVAEYGDEATDEELRGFCVQVMLAGDDNISGMIGLGVLALLKHPDQIEAFRGDEQSAQRAVDELIRYLTVPYAPTPRIAKEDVTIGDQVVKKGESVICSLPAANRDPALVPDPERLDVTRDSVSHVAFGHGVHHCLGAALARLELRTFYTMLWQRFPTLGLADPGQENNFRLTTPAYGLTSLMVEW; translated from the coding sequence TTGAGTGGTGACGACTCGCGCCCGGTCCACATCCGGCGGGAGGGGCTCGACCCGGCCGCCGAACTGCTCGCCGCCGGGGCGCTGACGGAGGTCACCGTCGGTTCCGGAGCGGACGCCGTGACGACCTGGATGGCCACGACCCACGCCGTCGTCCGGCAGGTGATGGGCGATCACACCAGGTTCAGCACGCGGCGGCGCTGGGACCGGCGGGACGAGATCGGCGGGGAAGGGATCTTCCGGCCGCGTGAACTGGTCGGCAACCTGATGGACTACGACCCGCCGGAGCACACGCGGCTGCGCCAGAAGCTGACGCCCGGCTTCACCCTGCGCAAGATGCAGCGTCTGCGGCCCTACATCGAACAGATCGTTTCCGAGCGCCTCGATGCCATGGAAGCGGCGGGGTCGCCCGCCGATCTGATCGAGCTCGTCGCCAACGAGGTCCCCGGCGCGGTGCTGTGCGAGCTGATCGGGGTGCCGCGCGACGACCGCGCGATGTTCATGCAGCTGTGTCACGCGCATCTCGACCCCGCGCGGAGCCAGAAGAGACGCGCGGCCGCCGGCGAGGCGTTCTCCCGCTATCTGCTGGCCATGATCGCCAGGGAACGGAAGGAACCGGGCGAGGGGTTGATCGGCGCCGTGGTCGCCGAATACGGCGACGAGGCCACGGACGAGGAGCTGAGAGGCTTCTGCGTCCAGGTGATGCTGGCGGGCGACGACAACATCTCCGGGATGATCGGGCTGGGTGTGCTGGCGCTGCTGAAGCATCCTGACCAGATCGAGGCGTTCCGGGGCGACGAGCAGTCGGCGCAGCGTGCGGTGGACGAGCTGATCCGGTATCTGACGGTGCCGTATGCCCCGACACCGCGGATCGCCAAGGAGGACGTCACCATCGGGGATCAGGTGGTGAAAAAGGGGGAGAGCGTCATCTGTTCCCTGCCGGCGGCGAACCGTGATCCCGCGTTGGTGCCGGATCCGGAACGGCTCGACGTCACCCGCGATTCCGTTTCCCATGTCGCGTTCGGCCACGGTGTCCACCATTGTCTCGGAGCCGCGCTCGCCCGGCTCGAACTGCGCACGTTCTACACCATGCTGTGGCAGCGTTTTCCCACGTTGGGGCTCGCGGATCCCGGCCAGGAGAACAATTTCCGGCTGACCACCCCGGCATACGGATTGACCAGCCTGATGGTCGAGTGGTGA
- a CDS encoding tryptophan 7-halogenase, giving the protein MSVEDFDVVVAGGGPGGSTLATLVAMQGHRVLLLEKEVFPRYQIGESLLPATVHGVCRMLGVSDELANAGFPLKRGGTFRWGARPEPWTFHFGISSKMAGSTSHAYQVERAKFDQILLNNAKSKGVVVREGCAVNDVVEEGERVTGLRYTDPDGEEREVSARFVVDASGNKSRLYSHVGGTRNYSEFFRSLALFGYFEGGKRLPAPVSGNILSVAFDSGWFWYIPLSDTLTSVGAVVRREDADKIQGDREAALNALIAECPMISEYLANATRVTTGKYGELRVRKDYSYQQTTFWRPGMILIGDAACFVDPVFSSGVHLATYSALLAARSINSVLAGELDEKTVLNEFEARYRREYGVFYEFLVSFYQMNVNEESYFWQAKKVTNNQHTEIESFVELIGGVSSGETALTAANRIAEHSAEFAAAVDEMAGGDGDNMVPMFKSQVVKQAMQEAGQVQMKALLGEDAEPEVPLFPGGLVTSPDGMKWLPHHPV; this is encoded by the coding sequence ATGTCGGTGGAAGATTTCGATGTGGTCGTGGCAGGCGGCGGACCGGGTGGTTCGACACTGGCCACCCTCGTCGCCATGCAGGGACATCGGGTGCTGCTGCTCGAAAAAGAGGTGTTCCCGCGGTATCAGATCGGTGAGTCGCTGTTGCCCGCCACGGTGCACGGGGTGTGCCGGATGCTCGGGGTCTCGGACGAACTGGCCAACGCCGGCTTCCCGCTGAAACGGGGCGGCACCTTCCGCTGGGGCGCCCGCCCGGAGCCGTGGACGTTCCACTTCGGGATCTCCTCCAAGATGGCGGGTTCGACGTCGCACGCCTATCAGGTCGAGCGGGCGAAGTTCGACCAGATCCTGTTGAACAACGCCAAGAGCAAGGGCGTTGTCGTGCGCGAGGGGTGCGCGGTCAACGATGTGGTGGAAGAGGGCGAGCGCGTCACCGGCCTGCGGTACACCGACCCCGATGGCGAAGAGCGTGAGGTGTCGGCGCGGTTCGTGGTCGACGCGTCGGGGAACAAGAGCCGCCTGTACTCCCATGTCGGCGGCACGCGGAACTATTCGGAGTTCTTCCGCAGCCTGGCGCTGTTCGGGTACTTCGAAGGCGGCAAGCGGCTGCCGGCGCCGGTCTCGGGCAACATCCTGAGCGTCGCCTTCGACAGCGGCTGGTTCTGGTACATCCCGCTGAGCGACACGCTGACCAGCGTCGGCGCCGTGGTACGCCGGGAGGACGCGGACAAGATCCAGGGCGACCGGGAAGCGGCGCTCAACGCGTTGATCGCCGAATGCCCGATGATCTCGGAGTACCTCGCGAACGCGACCAGGGTCACCACCGGCAAGTACGGGGAACTCCGTGTCCGCAAGGACTATTCGTACCAGCAGACGACTTTCTGGCGCCCCGGCATGATCCTGATCGGCGACGCCGCCTGTTTCGTGGACCCGGTGTTCTCCTCGGGCGTGCACCTGGCGACCTACAGCGCGCTGCTCGCGGCCCGGTCGATCAACAGCGTCCTCGCGGGCGAGCTGGACGAGAAGACCGTGCTGAACGAGTTCGAGGCGCGGTATCGCCGCGAATACGGGGTGTTCTACGAGTTCCTCGTGTCCTTCTACCAAATGAACGTGAACGAGGAATCGTATTTCTGGCAGGCCAAGAAGGTCACGAACAACCAGCACACCGAGATCGAGTCCTTCGTCGAGCTGATCGGCGGCGTGTCCTCCGGTGAGACGGCGCTGACCGCCGCGAACCGGATCGCCGAGCACAGCGCGGAATTCGCCGCCGCCGTCGACGAGATGGCCGGTGGCGACGGGGACAACATGGTGCCGATGTTCAAGTCGCAGGTGGTCAAGCAGGCGATGCAGGAAGCGGGCCAGGTGCAGATGAAGGCGCTGCTCGGCGAGGACGCCGAGCCCGAGGTGCCGCTCTTCCCCGGCGGGCTGGTCACGTCGCCCGACGGGATGAAGTGGCTGCCGCACCACCCTGTGTGA
- a CDS encoding cytochrome P450, with the protein MEENNVVRGDFEEINVDLGLAIHRRDRFDPVPELTALMAQGPMAVLGVEDAPDGRTAWLATGYDEIRQVLGSDKFTAKLLYGGTAAGFTFPGFLTQYDPPEHTRLRRMVTSPFAIRRIQGFRPQVEKIVDATLDAIEATGGPADFVPRFGWPIATTVTCDFLGIPRDDQVELSRALHASRAERSGKRRVAAGNKFWTYMNQVVSRTRRDPGDDLFGVVVREHGDDITDAELIGVASFVMGAGGDQVARFLAAGAWLMAEHPEQFALLREKPETVPDWLDEVVRYLTSDEKTTPRVALEDVTIGGCPVKAGDAVTPSFLAANRRDFPAPEDRFDIGREKPVHVAFGHGIHHCLGRPLAEMVFQVAIPALTHRFPDLKLAEPEREIKLGPPPFDVEALLLDW; encoded by the coding sequence ATCGAGGAGAACAACGTCGTCCGTGGCGATTTCGAGGAGATCAACGTCGACCTGGGGCTGGCGATCCACCGGCGTGATCGCTTCGACCCGGTGCCGGAGCTGACCGCCTTGATGGCACAGGGCCCCATGGCCGTCCTGGGGGTGGAGGACGCACCCGACGGGCGGACCGCCTGGCTCGCCACCGGATACGACGAGATCCGGCAGGTCCTCGGCTCGGACAAATTCACCGCCAAACTGCTTTACGGCGGCACCGCGGCGGGTTTCACCTTCCCCGGTTTCCTCACCCAGTACGACCCGCCGGAGCACACGCGCCTGCGCCGGATGGTGACGTCCCCGTTCGCCATCCGGCGGATCCAGGGTTTCCGGCCGCAGGTGGAGAAGATCGTCGACGCCACCCTGGACGCCATCGAGGCCACCGGCGGCCCGGCCGACTTCGTGCCGCGGTTCGGCTGGCCCATCGCGACGACGGTGACGTGCGACTTCCTCGGCATCCCCCGCGACGACCAGGTGGAGCTCTCGCGTGCCCTGCACGCCAGCCGGGCCGAGCGGTCGGGCAAGCGGCGGGTGGCGGCGGGGAACAAGTTCTGGACGTACATGAACCAGGTCGTGAGCCGTACCCGCCGCGACCCCGGCGACGACCTGTTCGGGGTGGTGGTGCGCGAACACGGCGACGACATCACCGACGCGGAACTCATCGGCGTGGCGTCGTTCGTGATGGGGGCGGGTGGCGACCAGGTCGCCCGTTTCCTCGCGGCGGGCGCGTGGCTGATGGCCGAGCACCCCGAACAATTCGCCCTGCTGCGGGAAAAGCCGGAAACCGTGCCGGATTGGCTGGACGAGGTGGTCCGCTATCTCACCAGCGACGAGAAGACCACTCCGCGCGTCGCGCTGGAGGACGTGACCATCGGCGGCTGCCCCGTCAAGGCGGGCGACGCCGTCACTCCTTCCTTCCTGGCCGCGAACCGCCGCGACTTCCCCGCGCCGGAGGACCGCTTCGACATCGGCCGGGAAAAGCCCGTCCACGTCGCGTTCGGCCACGGCATCCACCACTGCCTCGGCAGGCCACTGGCCGAAATGGTGTTCCAGGTGGCGATTCCGGCGCTGACACACCGCTTCCCGGACTTGAAGCTGGCCGAACCGGAGCGGGAGATCAAGCTGGGTCCGCCGCCGTTCGACGTGGAAGCCCTGTTGCTCGACTGGTGA
- a CDS encoding non-ribosomal peptide synthetase: MTVDDTRAKPRSSVEDVWPLSPLQEGMLYHTALDKDGPDTYTVQTVYGIDGPLDAGLLRASWQALVDRHAALRACFRFVSGAQMVQVIARDAEIPWRETDLSGLPEDVADGEVDRLAAEEVAERLSIEVAPLMKLHLVRLGPERHRLVHTLHHVLTDGWSMPIIHHELAEIYAAGGDASGLPPTVSYRDYLAWLGRQDKEAARTAWRDELAGLDVPTTVAPADPARVPDIRTAVVELSAAVTDGLAKLARSNGLTLNTVVQGAWAVVLSQLSGRTDVVFGATASGRPADLAGVEAMVGQLLNTLPVRVRLDGARRAVDLFTELQSRQSALMAHQHLGLQDVLALAGPGAVFDTLVIYENFPRAGLGEEEDTGLVLRPVKRGRNSSHYPFTLITGPGERMPLILDYDHGLFDERAAESVAGALARVLERLVAEPEVLVGGLTLLSEAEHALVVDEFNATGGPVPGESVLELFGRRVVVAPDAVAITDAAGTDLTYAALDQASNRLAGHLVDRGVGRGDRVGVAMERSPELLIAFLAIWKAGAAYVPVDVDYPAERIAFILADSELSTVLCTEATRGVVPSGAIVLDAPETREAVSAFPSEPTDFRPSADDLAYVMYTSGSTGTPKGVGIPHGAVAGLAGDAGWRIGPGDGVLMHATHVFDPSLYAMWVPLSTGGRVLLTEPGVLDAAGVRQAVERGANYVHLTAGTFRALAETSPECFEGLVEIGTGGDVVPAQSVENLRRAQPGLRVRNTYGPTETTLCATWLPIEPGDVVDGELPIGHPMANRRIYVLDAFLRPVAPGVAGELYIAGTGLARGYLAKPGLTAERFVACPFLPGERMYRTGDLARWTRDGEVVFLGRTDEQVKIRGYRVELGEVEAVLAAQPGVVEAVVVAREDQPGEKRLVGYFVSDGGDAVAEEIRRRMALALPAYMVPMAVIALPGLPVTANGKVDRRVLPAPDLAGRTSEKAPESEAEKVLCALFSEILGVDGVGVDDAFHDLGGSSALAMRLIARIREELGADLPIRQLFSSPTPAGVARALAAKARPALEAAKRPDRVPLTAPQLRAWLLARPGEETAGLHIAVALRLRGRLDVPALAAALGDVAARHEILRTTFPGDAQSVHQHIQDTLEVELTPVPATEETLPGLLAERGEQVFDLTREVPWRCDLFELSEKEHVLHLRVHRILADGDSIDVFFRDLAAAYGARRENRVPERAPLALQFADYAIWEQRLLADEDEPGSLTHEQVVFWRDNLAGIDGETVLPFDRPRPAVPSRRTGSVEVRLDAGTHARLTAAVERLGAETPESVQAALAMLLTGFGAGEDLVIGTPRPRDEDLIDLEPMIGPFEQPCALRTDLSGDPAFLEVVSRVQEAIQAAAQHPDLPFARIVELLDLPASLSRHPVFQVGLRVAEEDLGAWDAAELPALRTGVEPGGTEAMELDLAFELTERFDDDDNPGGIEGTLRYAADLFDETTAESVARRLVRVLEQVAENPERRISELDLFLDDFERGRPVIAPARWSGEVPPVVAELAGETPLGALLLDERLNPVAPGVVGDLYVMGQVVDAGTELPTVPCPFGQPGHRMLPTGLLARKTPAKTLVVVGERRRSNAAVKTGDFEILLPLRVAGSRPPLFCVHASGGLSWNYEPLLRHLPSDQPVYGVQARGLARTEPLPGSVDEMAADYLRQIRAVQPSGPYHLLGWSLGGRIAQAIATLLEAAGEEVGLLALLDAYPVYMGRNAAGTPSQQAARDEEALEKRNQQDLDLAGQLVKGAGARARLEAVMRNLWEVGPRHTTSPSASDILLFIATVDRPGHLPVPVAKSSWKEFTSGAIEPHEIPSNHYDMVQPAALAQIGPIVAEKLRSRPERERTQR; the protein is encoded by the coding sequence GTGACCGTTGACGACACTCGCGCGAAGCCCCGCTCCAGCGTCGAGGACGTCTGGCCTCTCTCGCCGCTGCAAGAAGGGATGCTCTACCACACCGCACTCGACAAGGACGGGCCCGACACCTACACGGTGCAGACCGTCTACGGCATCGACGGTCCGCTGGACGCGGGGCTGCTCCGGGCGTCCTGGCAGGCACTCGTGGACCGGCACGCCGCGCTGCGCGCCTGCTTCCGGTTCGTCAGCGGCGCGCAGATGGTGCAGGTCATCGCGCGGGACGCCGAAATCCCTTGGCGCGAAACGGATCTGTCCGGGCTGCCGGAAGACGTCGCCGACGGCGAGGTGGACCGGCTGGCCGCGGAAGAGGTGGCCGAGCGGCTGAGTATCGAGGTCGCCCCGCTGATGAAGCTCCACCTGGTGCGGCTCGGCCCGGAGCGCCACCGGCTGGTGCACACCCTGCACCACGTCCTGACCGACGGCTGGTCGATGCCGATCATCCATCACGAACTCGCCGAGATCTACGCCGCGGGCGGGGACGCGTCCGGGCTGCCGCCCACCGTGTCCTACCGCGACTATCTCGCCTGGCTGGGACGGCAGGACAAGGAAGCGGCCCGCACCGCCTGGCGCGACGAACTCGCCGGACTGGACGTCCCGACCACGGTCGCCCCCGCCGATCCGGCCAGGGTGCCGGACATCCGCACGGCGGTGGTCGAACTGTCCGCGGCGGTGACGGACGGCCTCGCCAAGCTGGCGCGGAGCAACGGTCTCACCCTGAACACCGTCGTACAGGGCGCCTGGGCGGTCGTGCTGTCGCAGCTTTCCGGGCGTACCGACGTGGTGTTCGGCGCGACCGCGTCGGGACGGCCCGCCGATCTGGCCGGCGTCGAGGCGATGGTCGGCCAGCTGCTCAACACCCTGCCGGTGCGGGTCCGGCTCGACGGCGCGCGACGGGCCGTCGACCTGTTCACCGAACTGCAGAGCCGCCAGTCGGCGCTGATGGCCCACCAGCATCTCGGCCTGCAGGACGTACTCGCCCTCGCGGGACCCGGGGCGGTCTTCGACACGCTCGTCATCTACGAGAACTTCCCGCGGGCCGGGCTCGGCGAGGAGGAGGACACCGGTCTGGTCCTGCGCCCGGTGAAACGAGGACGCAACTCGTCGCATTACCCGTTCACCCTGATCACCGGACCCGGTGAGCGGATGCCGCTCATCCTCGACTACGACCATGGCCTGTTCGACGAGCGGGCCGCGGAGTCTGTCGCCGGGGCGCTGGCCAGGGTGCTGGAGCGGCTCGTCGCCGAGCCGGAGGTCCTCGTCGGCGGGCTGACCCTGCTGAGCGAGGCCGAACACGCACTGGTGGTCGACGAGTTCAACGCGACCGGGGGACCGGTGCCGGGGGAGTCCGTGCTCGAACTGTTCGGGCGGCGGGTGGTCGTGGCCCCGGACGCGGTGGCGATCACCGACGCGGCGGGTACGGATCTGACCTACGCCGCGCTCGACCAGGCGTCGAACCGGCTGGCCGGTCACCTCGTCGATCGCGGGGTCGGCCGGGGAGACCGGGTCGGGGTGGCGATGGAGCGGTCGCCGGAGCTGCTGATCGCGTTCCTGGCGATCTGGAAGGCGGGCGCCGCCTACGTCCCGGTGGACGTCGACTACCCGGCGGAGCGGATCGCGTTCATCCTCGCCGATTCGGAGCTTTCGACCGTGTTGTGCACGGAAGCCACCAGGGGTGTCGTACCGTCGGGCGCGATCGTCCTCGACGCGCCCGAGACGCGGGAAGCCGTCAGTGCTTTCCCTTCCGAGCCAACGGATTTCCGGCCGAGCGCGGACGACCTGGCCTACGTGATGTACACGTCGGGCTCCACCGGGACGCCGAAGGGCGTGGGCATCCCGCACGGGGCGGTCGCGGGCCTGGCGGGTGACGCGGGCTGGCGGATCGGGCCCGGCGACGGCGTGCTGATGCACGCGACACACGTCTTCGACCCGTCGCTCTACGCGATGTGGGTTCCGCTTTCGACGGGCGGCCGGGTGCTGCTCACCGAACCGGGTGTCCTCGACGCGGCCGGAGTACGGCAGGCCGTCGAGCGCGGAGCGAACTACGTCCACCTCACGGCAGGCACTTTCCGCGCCCTCGCGGAAACGTCCCCGGAATGCTTCGAGGGACTGGTCGAGATCGGCACCGGCGGCGACGTCGTCCCCGCGCAGTCGGTGGAGAACCTGCGGCGGGCCCAGCCCGGCCTGCGGGTGCGGAACACCTACGGGCCGACCGAGACCACCCTGTGCGCCACGTGGCTGCCCATCGAACCCGGTGACGTGGTGGACGGGGAGCTGCCGATCGGCCATCCCATGGCGAACCGCCGGATCTACGTCCTCGACGCCTTCCTGCGTCCGGTCGCCCCGGGAGTCGCGGGCGAGCTGTACATCGCGGGCACTGGCCTGGCTCGCGGGTACCTCGCCAAACCGGGCCTGACGGCCGAGCGGTTCGTGGCGTGCCCGTTCCTGCCCGGTGAACGGATGTACCGCACCGGCGACCTGGCCCGCTGGACCCGCGACGGTGAGGTGGTGTTCCTCGGCCGCACCGACGAGCAGGTGAAGATCCGCGGCTATCGCGTGGAGCTGGGCGAGGTCGAGGCCGTGCTGGCGGCCCAGCCGGGCGTGGTCGAAGCGGTCGTCGTGGCGAGGGAGGACCAGCCGGGGGAAAAGCGGCTCGTCGGCTACTTCGTCTCCGACGGCGGCGACGCCGTCGCGGAGGAGATCCGGCGGCGGATGGCGCTGGCTCTGCCCGCGTACATGGTCCCGATGGCGGTCATCGCCCTGCCGGGTCTGCCCGTCACCGCCAACGGCAAGGTGGACCGCCGGGTGCTGCCCGCCCCGGATCTCGCGGGCCGCACGTCGGAGAAGGCGCCCGAGAGCGAGGCCGAAAAGGTTCTGTGCGCGCTGTTCTCCGAGATCCTCGGTGTCGACGGCGTGGGAGTCGACGACGCTTTCCACGATCTCGGCGGGAGTTCGGCGCTGGCCATGCGGCTGATCGCGCGGATCCGTGAGGAGCTCGGCGCGGATCTGCCCATCAGGCAGCTGTTCTCCTCGCCGACCCCCGCCGGGGTCGCGAGGGCGCTCGCGGCGAAGGCGCGTCCCGCGCTGGAAGCCGCGAAACGCCCGGACCGGGTGCCCCTCACCGCCCCGCAGTTGCGGGCCTGGCTGCTGGCGCGTCCCGGGGAAGAGACCGCGGGGCTGCACATCGCGGTCGCGCTGCGCCTGCGCGGCCGGCTGGACGTGCCCGCGCTGGCGGCGGCGCTCGGTGACGTCGCGGCGAGGCACGAGATCCTCCGTACGACCTTCCCCGGGGACGCGCAGAGCGTCCACCAGCACATCCAGGACACGCTGGAGGTCGAGCTGACGCCGGTGCCCGCCACCGAGGAGACCCTTCCCGGTCTGCTCGCCGAGCGGGGCGAACAGGTCTTCGACCTCACCCGCGAAGTGCCGTGGCGGTGCGACCTCTTCGAGCTCTCGGAGAAGGAGCACGTACTGCACCTGCGGGTGCACCGCATCCTCGCCGACGGCGACTCGATCGACGTGTTCTTCCGTGACCTGGCGGCCGCGTACGGCGCGCGCCGGGAGAACCGGGTCCCCGAGCGGGCCCCGCTGGCCTTGCAGTTCGCCGACTACGCGATCTGGGAGCAGCGGCTGCTCGCCGACGAGGACGAACCCGGCAGCCTCACCCACGAGCAGGTCGTCTTCTGGCGGGACAACCTGGCGGGTATCGACGGGGAGACGGTGCTCCCGTTCGACCGGCCGCGGCCGGCCGTACCGTCGAGGCGGACCGGGTCGGTCGAGGTGCGGCTCGACGCGGGCACGCATGCCCGGCTGACCGCGGCGGTGGAGCGGCTCGGCGCGGAAACGCCCGAGTCGGTGCAAGCGGCGCTCGCCATGCTGCTGACCGGTTTCGGCGCGGGCGAGGACCTGGTGATCGGCACGCCGCGGCCCAGGGACGAGGATCTGATCGATCTGGAGCCGATGATCGGCCCGTTCGAGCAGCCGTGCGCCCTGCGCACCGACCTCTCGGGCGACCCGGCCTTCCTCGAAGTCGTTTCCCGGGTCCAGGAAGCGATCCAGGCCGCGGCACAGCACCCCGACCTGCCCTTCGCGCGGATCGTCGAGCTGCTCGACCTGCCTGCCTCGCTTTCCCGGCACCCCGTGTTCCAGGTCGGCCTGCGGGTGGCCGAGGAAGACCTCGGGGCGTGGGACGCGGCGGAACTGCCCGCCCTGCGCACCGGCGTCGAACCCGGCGGGACCGAGGCGATGGAGCTGGATCTCGCGTTCGAGCTCACCGAACGTTTCGACGACGACGACAATCCCGGCGGTATCGAGGGCACTCTGCGGTACGCCGCCGACCTGTTCGACGAGACCACGGCCGAATCCGTGGCCAGGCGGCTGGTCCGCGTCCTGGAACAGGTGGCGGAGAACCCCGAGCGGCGGATCAGCGAGCTGGATCTCTTCCTCGACGACTTCGAGCGCGGACGTCCGGTCATCGCCCCGGCGCGGTGGTCCGGCGAGGTGCCGCCGGTCGTCGCCGAGCTGGCCGGGGAAACCCCGCTCGGCGCGCTCCTGCTCGACGAACGGCTGAACCCGGTGGCTCCCGGTGTCGTCGGCGATCTCTACGTCATGGGGCAGGTGGTGGACGCGGGAACGGAGCTGCCCACCGTGCCCTGCCCGTTCGGGCAACCCGGGCACCGGATGCTGCCCACGGGACTGCTCGCCCGCAAGACACCGGCCAAGACGCTGGTCGTCGTGGGCGAGCGGCGGCGATCGAACGCCGCCGTGAAGACCGGTGACTTCGAGATCCTGTTGCCGCTGCGGGTCGCGGGTTCCCGGCCGCCCCTGTTCTGCGTCCACGCGAGCGGCGGGTTGAGCTGGAACTACGAACCACTGCTGCGCCATCTGCCGTCGGATCAGCCGGTCTACGGTGTGCAGGCGCGAGGGCTGGCGCGCACCGAACCCCTGCCGGGCAGCGTCGACGAGATGGCGGCCGACTATCTCCGGCAGATCCGCGCCGTGCAGCCGTCCGGGCCGTACCACCTCCTCGGCTGGTCGCTCGGCGGGCGGATCGCGCAGGCGATCGCGACCCTGCTCGAAGCGGCGGGGGAGGAGGTCGGCCTGCTCGCCCTCCTCGACGCCTATCCCGTCTACATGGGACGGAACGCGGCCGGCACGCCGAGCCAGCAGGCCGCGCGCGACGAAGAGGCGCTCGAAAAACGGAATCAGCAGGACCTGGACCTCGCGGGCCAGCTGGTCAAGGGGGCGGGTGCCCGGGCGCGGCTCGAGGCGGTCATGCGCAACCTCTGGGAGGTCGGGCCACGGCACACCACCTCGCCTTCCGCGAGCGACATCCTGCTCTTCATCGCGACCGTGGACCGGCCCGGCCATTTACCCGTCCCCGTGGCGAAATCCAGCTGGAAGGAGTTCACGAGCGGGGCCATCGAGCCTCATGAGATCCCGTCCAACCACTACGACATGGTGCAACCCGCGGCGTTGGCCCAGATTGGACCCATCGTCGCCGAGAAACTCCGGTCCCGGCCGGAACGTGAAAGGACACAACGATGA